In a single window of the Streptomyces sp. CGMCC 4.7035 genome:
- a CDS encoding response regulator transcription factor: MTRVLVVEDEESFSDALSYMLRKEGFEVAIAATGPDGLDEFERNGADLVLLDLMLPGLPGTEVCRQLRGRSNVPVIMVTAKDSEIDKVVGLEIGADDYVTKPFSSRELVARIRAVLRRRGEPEEVTPAALEAGPVRMDVDRHVVTVSGSKVDLPLKEFDLLEMLLRNAGRVLTRMQLIDRVWGADYVGDTKTLDVHVKRLRAKIEPDPGAPRYLVTVRGLGYKFEP, encoded by the coding sequence GTGACCCGAGTGCTCGTCGTCGAGGACGAGGAGTCCTTCTCCGACGCCCTGTCCTACATGCTCCGCAAGGAGGGCTTCGAGGTCGCCATCGCGGCCACCGGGCCCGACGGCCTCGACGAGTTCGAGCGCAACGGCGCCGATCTCGTCCTGCTCGACCTGATGCTGCCCGGTCTGCCCGGTACGGAGGTCTGCCGTCAGCTGCGTGGCCGGTCCAACGTCCCGGTGATCATGGTGACCGCCAAGGACAGCGAGATCGACAAGGTGGTCGGGCTGGAGATAGGAGCCGACGACTACGTCACCAAGCCGTTCTCCTCGCGTGAGCTGGTCGCCCGTATCCGGGCCGTCCTGCGCCGTCGCGGCGAGCCGGAGGAGGTGACGCCGGCCGCGCTGGAGGCCGGTCCGGTGCGGATGGACGTCGACCGTCACGTGGTCACGGTCTCCGGCTCGAAGGTCGACCTGCCGCTCAAGGAGTTCGACCTCCTGGAGATGCTGCTGCGCAACGCGGGCCGCGTCCTGACCCGTATGCAGCTCATCGACCGGGTCTGGGGCGCCGACTACGTGGGCGACACCAAGACCCTCGATGTTCACGTCAAGCGTCTGCGCGCCAAGATCGAGCCGGACCCGGGCGCCCCGCGCTACCTGGTGACGGTCCGCGGCCTCGGCTACAAGTTCGAGCCGTAA
- a CDS encoding sensor histidine kinase: protein MDVNAAVAAAAAIAGVLTGVIAMLAFRWSERDQKRPTRTSLHTDPVLPPGVDTVLSVLRSSAVVLDEADSVVKASSAAYALGLVRGGKLAVEPMLQMARDTRRDGEIRQVELDLPRRGTGRGEALAVSARVAPLGSRLVLLLVEDLTEARRIEAVRRDFVANVSHELKTPVGALSLLSEAVMDASDDPEAVERFAGRMQIEATRLTNLVQELIDLSRVQNDDPLEDAEPVRVDELVAEAIDRCRHQAGTKQITMAAGGTADLHVYGNRGQLAAALGNLVENAVNYSPARTRVGIAARRVAVPGGDLIELAVTDQGIGISDKDKERIFERFYRVDPARSRATGGTGLGLAIVKHVAASHGGEVTVWSSEGQGSTFTLRLPEAGASRDRATDRPSGHEDLEDLEDLEYLEEEDGRPGRTTTVSSPYEPLPAPEVLP from the coding sequence ATGGACGTGAACGCGGCGGTCGCCGCAGCGGCAGCGATCGCCGGGGTGCTTACCGGTGTCATCGCCATGCTGGCGTTCCGCTGGAGCGAGCGCGACCAGAAACGCCCCACCCGCACCTCCCTGCACACCGACCCCGTGCTTCCGCCGGGCGTGGACACGGTGCTGTCCGTGCTGCGGTCCTCGGCCGTCGTACTCGACGAGGCCGACTCCGTCGTGAAGGCCAGCTCCGCGGCGTACGCCCTCGGGCTCGTGCGCGGCGGCAAGCTCGCCGTGGAGCCGATGCTCCAGATGGCGCGCGACACCCGGCGCGACGGCGAGATACGCCAGGTCGAGCTGGACCTGCCGCGCCGCGGCACCGGACGCGGGGAGGCCCTCGCGGTGTCCGCCCGCGTGGCGCCCCTGGGCTCTCGGCTGGTGTTGCTGCTCGTCGAGGACCTCACCGAGGCCCGTCGGATCGAGGCGGTGCGCCGCGACTTCGTGGCCAACGTCAGTCATGAGCTGAAGACGCCGGTGGGGGCTCTGTCGCTGCTCTCCGAGGCCGTGATGGACGCCTCCGACGACCCCGAGGCCGTGGAGCGCTTCGCGGGCCGGATGCAGATCGAGGCGACCCGGCTGACCAACCTCGTGCAGGAACTCATCGACCTCTCGCGGGTGCAGAACGACGACCCGCTGGAGGACGCCGAGCCCGTGCGCGTCGACGAACTCGTCGCCGAGGCCATCGACCGCTGCCGCCACCAGGCCGGCACCAAGCAGATCACGATGGCCGCCGGCGGCACCGCCGACCTGCATGTGTACGGCAACCGCGGCCAGCTGGCCGCCGCCCTCGGCAACCTCGTGGAGAACGCCGTCAACTACTCGCCCGCCCGCACCCGCGTCGGCATCGCCGCCCGCAGGGTGGCCGTGCCCGGCGGGGACCTGATCGAGCTGGCCGTCACCGACCAGGGCATCGGCATCTCCGACAAGGACAAGGAGCGCATCTTCGAGCGCTTCTACCGCGTCGACCCGGCCCGCTCCCGTGCCACGGGCGGTACGGGCCTCGGCCTCGCGATCGTCAAGCATGTGGCCGCCTCGCACGGCGGGGAGGTCACGGTGTGGAGCTCGGAAGGACAGGGCTCCACTTTCACCCTGCGGCTGCCGGAGGCGGGCGCGTCCCGCGACCGTGCGACCGACCGTCCCTCCGGCCACGAAGACCTCGAAGACCTCGAAGACCTCGAATACCTCGAAGAAGAGGACGGTCGGCCCGGCCGGACGACCACCGTCTCATCCCCGTACGAACCGCTTCCCGCCCCGGAGGTCCTTCCGTGA
- the phoU gene encoding phosphate signaling complex protein PhoU codes for MRDAYHEELDSIGEGLVEMARLVGSAIGRATTAILDSDLKLAEAVIEADTKVDDLQHDLEARAIALLARQQPVATDLRIVVTSLRMSADLERSGDLAQHVAKLARLRFPERAVPQDLHATILEMGQLAQRLMAKAAEVIITKDVDLAMQLEQDDDEMDLLHRTLFQHLIDDRWKHGIETAVDVTLLGRYYERYADHAVAVAKRVVFLVTGEHADELQQEIQPVTGTEGV; via the coding sequence ATGCGGGACGCGTACCACGAGGAACTTGACTCGATCGGCGAGGGTCTGGTCGAGATGGCCCGGCTCGTCGGGTCGGCGATCGGGCGCGCCACGACGGCGATCCTCGACTCCGACCTGAAGCTGGCGGAGGCCGTGATCGAGGCCGACACGAAGGTCGACGACCTCCAGCACGACCTGGAGGCGCGCGCGATAGCTCTCCTCGCCCGCCAGCAGCCGGTGGCGACGGACCTGCGCATCGTCGTCACGTCGCTGCGGATGAGCGCCGACCTGGAGCGCTCGGGCGACCTGGCGCAGCACGTCGCGAAGCTGGCCCGGCTGCGCTTCCCGGAGCGCGCCGTCCCGCAGGACCTGCACGCCACCATCCTGGAGATGGGGCAACTCGCCCAGCGCCTGATGGCGAAGGCGGCGGAGGTCATCATCACGAAGGACGTCGACCTGGCGATGCAGCTGGAGCAGGACGACGACGAGATGGACCTCCTGCACCGCACGCTCTTCCAGCACCTGATCGACGACCGCTGGAAGCACGGCATCGAGACGGCCGTGGACGTCACCCTGCTGGGCCGCTACTACGAGCGTTACGCCGACCACGCGGTCGCGGTGGCGAAGCGGGTGGTGTTCCTGGTGACGGGTGAGCACGCGGACGAGCTCCAGCAGGAGATCCAGCCGGTGACGGGCACCGAGGGGGTCTGA